A part of Helicobacter himalayensis genomic DNA contains:
- the flhA gene encoding flagellar biosynthesis protein FlhA translates to MANQAQKIFSQKLMPFLRVLLGSKDLTVVVFIGLILAIIIVPLPSSVLDILLSISIALSVLIILMALYIDKPTEFSSFPTILLIVTLYRLALNVATTRMILSEGYNGPDAVSSIINAFGNFVVGGNYVIGVIVFTILVLVNLIVITNGSTRVTEVRARFTLDAMPGKQMAIDADLNAGLIKQEEAKARREALQQEADFYGTMDGASKFVKGDAIASIVITLVNIIGGFLIGFFQYKLGAQQSAETFTILTIGDGLVGQIPALIIATATGIMTTRAAKSSGSNFATDIVSQITSNGKILLIVGFILCLFALVPGLPASLGVVGVFFFIIAWLSSREDSKSLITLFESWLSKRFNIAPQTPKSGAQPQADDIERHKAVREKKSEEQLKEEEEAMLNEALKIETLEIQVGYELIRLADAAQHGNLIERIRGVRKQIASDYGFLVPKVRIKDNLNLQSDDYNILLKGVVIGEGKIYPNKILAMNTGMAYTDSETDKIPGEETKEPVFGLSALWIEPRYKDIATARGYVIVEPSAIITTHLSECIKEYAEEFITIDEVKTLIGKIANMYPAIVTEAEKIPLSVTKKVLQNLLHEKIPIKDMLSILETLIDVYPILQNDINSLVEQVRASLARTITDIYIDPNDKTLKTMVLSPASESFLLSKFKEQDKKFLLNIQETQALFDAISAHAKQLTERGIVPPILLVDYRIRNAMAKFVEIHNLKVVVLGNAEIDPRAKYEILANIEIQI, encoded by the coding sequence TTGGCAAATCAGGCACAAAAGATTTTCTCACAAAAACTTATGCCATTTTTGCGTGTGTTGCTTGGCTCAAAAGATTTGACGGTAGTTGTTTTTATCGGGCTTATCTTAGCTATCATCATCGTACCACTGCCTAGTAGCGTGCTTGATATTTTGCTAAGTATTTCAATCGCTCTCTCCGTCCTTATTATTTTGATGGCACTCTATATTGACAAGCCCACCGAGTTTTCGTCATTTCCTACGATTTTGCTTATTGTTACGCTCTACCGCCTAGCGCTTAATGTCGCCACGACAAGAATGATTCTCTCTGAAGGGTATAATGGTCCTGATGCGGTGAGTAGCATTATTAATGCATTTGGGAATTTCGTTGTTGGGGGAAATTATGTCATAGGTGTCATTGTTTTTACAATTTTGGTGCTTGTGAATCTTATCGTTATTACAAATGGTTCTACGCGTGTAACTGAAGTGCGGGCGAGATTTACGCTTGATGCGATGCCGGGTAAGCAAATGGCTATTGATGCGGATTTAAATGCTGGGCTTATCAAACAAGAAGAGGCAAAGGCGCGCAGGGAGGCATTGCAGCAAGAAGCAGATTTTTACGGCACGATGGATGGAGCAAGTAAGTTTGTCAAAGGCGATGCTATTGCTTCTATTGTTATTACGCTTGTAAATATTATTGGTGGGTTTTTGATTGGTTTTTTTCAATACAAACTTGGTGCGCAGCAAAGTGCGGAGACTTTCACAATTTTAACTATTGGTGATGGCTTGGTGGGGCAAATCCCAGCGCTTATCATTGCTACTGCTACGGGTATTATGACGACACGCGCGGCAAAAAGTAGCGGGAGCAACTTCGCAACAGATATTGTAAGTCAGATTACAAGTAATGGCAAGATTTTGCTTATTGTTGGTTTTATTTTGTGTTTATTTGCGCTTGTGCCGGGCTTGCCAGCTTCGCTTGGGGTTGTTGGGGTATTCTTTTTTATCATCGCGTGGCTTAGCAGCAGGGAAGATTCTAAAAGTTTGATTACACTTTTTGAATCTTGGCTTAGCAAGCGTTTTAATATCGCACCACAAACTCCAAAATCTGGCGCGCAACCACAAGCTGATGATATAGAGAGACATAAAGCTGTGCGCGAGAAAAAAAGCGAGGAGCAACTCAAAGAGGAGGAGGAAGCCATGCTCAATGAGGCGCTTAAAATCGAGACGCTAGAAATCCAAGTCGGCTATGAGCTAATCCGCCTTGCTGATGCTGCACAGCACGGAAATTTGATTGAGAGAATCCGCGGTGTGCGTAAGCAAATCGCGAGCGATTATGGATTTCTCGTCCCGAAGGTGCGTATAAAAGATAATCTTAATCTACAATCTGATGATTATAATATTTTGCTTAAAGGTGTGGTGATTGGCGAGGGAAAAATCTATCCAAATAAGATTCTAGCGATGAATACGGGTATGGCTTATACAGATTCTGAAACTGATAAGATTCCCGGTGAAGAGACAAAAGAACCTGTGTTTGGGTTGTCTGCACTGTGGATTGAGCCACGATATAAAGACATTGCCACCGCAAGAGGTTATGTGATTGTCGAGCCAAGTGCTATTATCACCACGCATTTATCTGAGTGTATCAAAGAATATGCCGAAGAATTTATCACAATCGATGAGGTAAAAACGCTCATAGGCAAAATCGCTAATATGTATCCCGCTATTGTCACAGAGGCTGAAAAAATCCCGCTTAGTGTCACAAAAAAAGTATTGCAAAATCTCTTGCATGAAAAAATCCCGATTAAAGATATGCTTAGCATTTTAGAAACGCTCATTGATGTGTATCCAATTTTACAAAATGATATAAATTCTCTTGTCGAGCAGGTGCGTGCTAGCCTTGCTCGCACGATTACAGATATTTATATTGATCCAAATGATAAAACACTTAAAACTATGGTGCTTTCCCCTGCGAGCGAGAGTTTCTTGCTTAGCAAGTTTAAGGAACAAGATAAAAAATTTTTGCTTAATATCCAAGAAACCCAAGCGCTTTTTGATGCCATAAGCGCTCATGCAAAGCAGCTCACAGAAAGAGGCATCGTGCCACCGATTTTATTAGTAGATTATAGAATCCGCAATGCTATGGCAAAATTTGTGGAGATTCATAATCTTAAGGTTGTTGTTTTAGGCAATGCTGAAATTGATCCTCGTGCAAAATACGAGATTCTCGCAAATATAGAAATTCAAATATAA
- a CDS encoding shikimate kinase, whose product MQNIVLIGFMGSGKSSLGREIAKQSERYFLDTDSLIESNFDKSVSKIFTHFGEKEFRRQEGVLLRWLSVNVKSAVISTGGGMPIFHNVRDLGVVFYLEIAFEQILARLGADTQFTRPLFSDENKARELYASRLARYKEQAHFTLNAAKPLEVLAKEILDLSFNQA is encoded by the coding sequence TTGCAAAATATCGTGCTTATAGGCTTTATGGGAAGTGGCAAAAGTAGCCTTGGGCGCGAGATTGCAAAGCAAAGTGAGCGCTATTTTTTAGATACAGATTCTTTAATTGAATCTAATTTTGATAAAAGCGTGAGCAAGATTTTCACACATTTTGGCGAGAAGGAGTTCCGCAGGCAAGAAGGCGTGCTGTTGCGATGGCTTAGCGTTAATGTAAAGAGTGCGGTGATTTCCACAGGTGGGGGTATGCCGATATTTCATAATGTGAGAGATTTAGGCGTGGTGTTTTATTTAGAAATTGCTTTTGAGCAGATTTTAGCGCGTTTGGGCGCGGATACTCAATTTACTCGTCCGCTTTTTAGCGATGAAAATAAGGCGCGAGAACTCTACGCCTCGCGTCTTGCGCGCTACAAAGAGCAAGCACATTTCACGCTTAATGCAGCAAAACCACTTGAGGTTCTGGCAAAAGAGATTTTGGATTTAAGCTTTAATCAAGCTTAA
- a CDS encoding DHH family phosphoesterase, with the protein MQKNLRVFHLSHTDLDGYVCQYLAREFFHSITFFNANYGREVGVRLESILEKITQDPAQKLNAKFSTKLNTQNHYLILITDLNLTLQEAQMLSQRVENLKNEGFDIEICLLDHHISGQECANKFEWYFLDSTRCASRITWQTLHQRYILKDTSKESWLENLSNMTNSVDIWLEDGYKFEFGKVALNAIALSNELNRFMFDNEHREYKFGIIESMEQFLGKENDAVEFDNALYVIKKHILGGKPYEQTMDYITSHAQSKLLSTKKAQCSLELSDKLGFLSYGLGGISVLANLFLTQNPEYDFYMDINNKGNVSLRANGKCDVSALSKEFFNGGGHKNAAGGKLDGFRENFNYDEIKRQVLERFER; encoded by the coding sequence ATGCAAAAAAACTTAAGGGTTTTTCATCTTTCTCATACTGACTTAGATGGCTATGTGTGCCAGTATTTAGCGCGGGAATTTTTCCATTCCATTACATTTTTTAATGCTAATTATGGGCGCGAAGTTGGCGTGCGCTTAGAATCTATTTTAGAAAAAATCACGCAAGATCCCGCCCAAAAGCTAAATGCGAAATTTAGCACAAAGTTAAACACGCAAAATCACTATCTTATCCTTATCACAGATTTAAATCTCACACTTCAAGAAGCTCAAATGCTTTCCCAAAGGGTTGAAAACTTAAAAAATGAAGGCTTTGATATTGAGATTTGTCTGCTTGATCATCATATTAGCGGGCAGGAATGTGCGAATAAATTTGAGTGGTATTTTTTGGATTCCACGCGTTGTGCTAGTCGTATCACTTGGCAGACTTTACACCAACGCTATATACTTAAAGATACTTCTAAAGAATCTTGGCTTGAGAATCTTAGCAATATGACAAATTCAGTAGATATTTGGCTAGAAGATGGCTATAAGTTTGAATTTGGCAAAGTCGCGCTTAATGCCATCGCGCTAAGCAACGAGCTAAATCGCTTTATGTTTGATAACGAACATAGGGAATATAAATTTGGCATTATAGAATCTATGGAGCAGTTTTTGGGCAAGGAAAATGACGCGGTGGAGTTTGACAACGCGCTGTATGTGATAAAAAAGCATATCCTTGGTGGCAAGCCCTATGAACAGACGATGGATTATATCACCTCACACGCGCAAAGCAAGCTTCTAAGCACTAAAAAGGCACAATGTAGCCTTGAGCTTAGCGATAAACTAGGTTTTTTAAGCTATGGCTTAGGTGGTATTAGTGTGCTGGCGAATTTATTTTTAACGCAAAATCCAGAATATGACTTTTATATGGATATTAATAATAAAGGCAATGTTAGCCTGCGTGCAAATGGGAAATGTGATGTGAGCGCGCTAAGCAAAGAGTTTTTCAATGGCGGCGGGCATAAAAATGCCGCTGGCGGAAAGCTAGATGGCTTTAGGGAAAATTTTAATTATGATGAGATTAAAAGGCAGGTTTTAGAGCGCTTTGAGAGATAA
- the rsfS gene encoding ribosome silencing factor, translating into MADTQQILDDIKRLLEDKKGEDIQVIDVREKEYLVDFVVIATAMAGKHSFALLDFLKTELKPKGVEFYATDEESEDWLIADLGFVMVHIFTQNHRNKFNLEEFLQGLPKKA; encoded by the coding sequence TTGGCAGATACACAGCAAATTTTAGATGACATAAAGCGACTTTTGGAGGATAAAAAAGGCGAAGATATTCAAGTTATTGATGTGAGGGAAAAGGAATATTTAGTGGATTTTGTGGTGATTGCCACAGCAATGGCAGGCAAGCATTCTTTTGCGTTGCTTGATTTTTTGAAAACCGAGTTAAAGCCAAAAGGTGTGGAATTTTACGCCACTGATGAAGAAAGTGAAGATTGGCTTATCGCAGATTTGGGCTTTGTGATGGTGCATATTTTTACGCAAAACCACCGCAATAAATTTAATTTAGAGGAATTTTTACAAGGTTTGCCAAAAAAGGCATAA
- a CDS encoding catalase gives MEKKLTTATGTPLGDNQNSMTAGSRGPTLLQDTWLLEKLAHFDRERIPERVVHAKGSAAYGELTITNDISAYSKADIFSKVGKKTKAFLRFSTVAGERGAADAERDVRGFALKFYTNEGNWDIVGNNTPVFFIKDAIKFPDFIHTQKRDPKTNMRSATAAWDFWSLHPESLHQVTILMSDRGIPRSYREMHGFGSHTYSFINAKNERFWVKFHFKSMQGIHNLTNKEAEAIIAKERESHQKDLFENIEKGNFPKWRFCIQVMPEKDALSYKFNPFDLTKVWSHKDYPLIEVGILELNKNPQNYFAEVEQAAFNPANIVPGVGYSPDKMLQGRLFSYGDTQRYRLGINHVQLPVNAPIAPVANTHRDGFMQRGDFGGERNYNPSMFNDYAQDSNVLEPTLRIQGGESMERFNHRDDDSDYYSQAGDLYRLMSAEQKEALCQNIKEAMEGVPVEIKKRQLEHFKKADPAYGKRVEELVL, from the coding sequence ATGGAAAAGAAGCTTACAACAGCCACAGGCACGCCACTAGGTGATAATCAAAATTCTATGACAGCAGGGAGTAGGGGACCTACACTTTTACAAGATACTTGGCTTTTAGAAAAGCTCGCACATTTTGACAGAGAGAGGATTCCAGAACGTGTAGTGCATGCTAAAGGAAGCGCGGCGTATGGAGAGCTTACAATCACAAATGACATTAGCGCGTATTCAAAGGCGGATATTTTTAGCAAAGTTGGCAAGAAGACAAAAGCATTTTTGAGATTTTCCACTGTGGCAGGAGAGAGAGGCGCGGCAGATGCAGAGAGAGATGTGCGCGGCTTTGCGCTTAAATTCTACACAAATGAGGGTAATTGGGATATTGTAGGGAACAACACACCGGTATTTTTCATAAAAGATGCCATTAAGTTTCCAGACTTTATCCATACGCAAAAGCGAGACCCTAAGACAAATATGCGTTCTGCTACTGCCGCTTGGGATTTTTGGAGTTTGCACCCTGAATCTTTACATCAAGTAACGATTTTAATGAGTGATAGAGGGATACCGCGCAGTTATCGTGAAATGCACGGCTTTGGTAGTCATACATATAGTTTTATCAATGCCAAAAATGAGAGATTTTGGGTGAAATTTCACTTCAAATCTATGCAGGGTATCCACAATCTCACCAACAAAGAGGCAGAGGCAATCATCGCAAAAGAGAGAGAATCTCATCAAAAAGATTTGTTTGAGAATATAGAAAAAGGTAATTTCCCTAAATGGAGATTCTGTATTCAGGTGATGCCAGAAAAGGACGCGCTTAGCTACAAGTTCAATCCTTTTGATTTGACTAAAGTATGGAGTCATAAGGATTATCCGCTTATTGAAGTAGGAATTTTAGAGCTTAATAAGAATCCGCAAAATTATTTCGCGGAAGTAGAACAAGCAGCCTTTAATCCCGCAAACATTGTGCCCGGCGTTGGTTATAGCCCAGATAAAATGCTTCAAGGGCGGTTGTTTAGCTATGGAGATACACAGCGCTATCGCTTAGGGATTAACCACGTACAATTGCCCGTAAATGCGCCCATAGCACCTGTGGCAAATACACACAGAGATGGCTTTATGCAGAGGGGTGATTTTGGCGGGGAGAGAAACTATAATCCAAGTATGTTTAATGACTATGCCCAAGATTCAAATGTCCTTGAGCCGACGTTGCGCATTCAAGGAGGTGAGAGTATGGAGAGATTTAATCACCGCGATGATGACAGCGACTATTATAGCCAAGCGGGAGATTTGTATCGTTTGATGAGCGCAGAGCAAAAGGAAGCACTCTGTCAAAATATTAAAGAAGCTATGGAGGGTGTGCCGGTAGAAATCAAAAAGCGTCAGCTTGAGCATTTCAAAAAGGCAGACCCAGCATATGGCAAACGTGTAGAAGAGCTTGTATTGTAG
- the dapF gene encoding diaminopimelate epimerase, translating into MNMEVTKYCANGNDFLLYNAFTHTRDFVSITSKNFNTKSGELNFSQIAKILCARHSGLGADGFVAVLPINSGDLKDFASEALLDSKKPAYKWDFYNADGSKAAMCGNASRCVGNFAYAQGIAELTHNFLSQAGIIGVSIDSANPLLVESALGKCKFLREVQEESIWGERWFLLDSGVPHLVCFCENPALLPLPAGENLTRLKQLREKYDANINVACVQEKGKIAYATFERGVEDVTLACGSGAVAILAQSHKLGLSDNSALLIPPSKESLEVRVDFELCGYLKGKVSHISECKVDSALFI; encoded by the coding sequence ATGAATATGGAAGTAACAAAATACTGCGCAAACGGAAATGACTTTTTACTCTACAATGCTTTCACGCACACTAGGGATTTTGTAAGCATTACAAGCAAAAATTTTAACACAAAAAGTGGGGAGTTAAACTTCTCACAAATTGCAAAAATACTTTGCGCGCGCCATAGCGGACTTGGCGCAGATGGATTTGTGGCAGTATTGCCTATAAATTCTGGTGATTTGAAAGATTTTGCCTCTGAAGCGCTTTTAGATTCCAAAAAGCCCGCATATAAATGGGATTTTTACAATGCTGATGGTTCAAAGGCTGCTATGTGTGGAAACGCAAGCAGATGTGTGGGAAATTTTGCCTACGCACAAGGCATTGCCGAGCTTACACATAACTTTTTATCGCAAGCTGGGATTATTGGCGTTAGCATAGATTCCGCAAATCCGCTCCTTGTGGAATCTGCTCTTGGGAAATGCAAGTTTTTACGCGAAGTGCAAGAAGAGAGCATTTGGGGGGAGCGATGGTTTTTGCTTGATAGCGGTGTGCCGCATTTGGTGTGCTTTTGTGAGAATCCAGCGCTCTTGCCTTTGCCTGCGGGAGAAAATCTTACGCGCCTAAAACAACTGCGCGAGAAATATGATGCAAATATCAATGTCGCCTGTGTGCAAGAGAAGGGGAAAATCGCGTATGCGACTTTTGAACGCGGTGTGGAAGATGTAACGCTAGCTTGCGGGAGTGGCGCAGTAGCGATTTTAGCACAATCCCACAAGCTTGGTTTGAGTGACAATTCCGCCTTGCTTATCCCGCCAAGCAAGGAGAGTTTGGAAGTGCGGGTGGATTTTGAGCTGTGTGGATATTTGAAAGGAAAGGTTTCGCACATTAGCGAGTGCAAGGTAGATTCCGCACTTTTTATCTAA
- the yedE gene encoding YedE family putative selenium transporter: MFVRVAILPIMAGVVLGVLAPVLVSMGNPGNMGMCAACFTRDIAGSIGLHHIATLQYIRPEIIGIVLGALVASLIFGEFKARGGSAPILRFGFGVFGMIGALVFLGCPWRMILRLSGGDLSALAGLGGLVIGILCGLFFIKRGFSLSAGTPKSHFVGLIFPLFMVLLFVLLLLGVFGESSIVAFSQKGPGSLHAPLFYSLVAGLVLGAVLQKSRFCTVAAVRNVVFTRDYGILQGVLAFFITALVLNVALGFFHLGFENQPIAHNDTLWNFLSMALCGLCFSIGGGCPGRQLVLAGEGNSDSAIFIFGLLFGAALAHNFALASSPNGITENAPIAVILGLVFCVLVALFAKKN; this comes from the coding sequence ATATTTGTGAGAGTAGCTATTTTGCCTATAATGGCGGGTGTCGTATTGGGTGTGCTTGCGCCTGTGTTGGTAAGTATGGGGAATCCGGGGAATATGGGAATGTGTGCGGCGTGTTTCACGCGCGATATTGCAGGGAGCATTGGCTTGCATCATATTGCTACATTGCAATATATTCGCCCAGAAATCATTGGAATCGTGTTGGGTGCGCTTGTAGCAAGTCTAATTTTTGGCGAATTTAAGGCACGCGGTGGTTCTGCGCCGATTTTGCGCTTTGGCTTTGGTGTGTTTGGAATGATTGGTGCGCTTGTGTTTTTGGGCTGTCCTTGGAGAATGATTCTGCGCCTTAGCGGTGGAGATTTAAGCGCACTAGCAGGTTTAGGTGGGCTTGTTATTGGGATTTTATGTGGGTTATTTTTCATTAAACGCGGCTTTAGCCTTTCGGCTGGCACACCCAAATCGCATTTTGTGGGGCTGATATTCCCGTTGTTTATGGTGTTACTTTTTGTGCTATTGCTTTTGGGTGTCTTTGGAGAATCTAGCATTGTCGCTTTCTCTCAAAAAGGTCCGGGCTCTCTCCACGCGCCGTTATTTTACTCGCTTGTGGCTGGGCTTGTGTTAGGGGCTGTTTTGCAAAAAAGTCGCTTTTGCACCGTGGCTGCTGTGCGCAATGTCGTTTTTACGCGCGATTATGGAATCTTGCAAGGCGTTTTGGCGTTTTTCATCACCGCACTTGTGCTAAATGTGGCGCTAGGCTTTTTTCATCTCGGCTTTGAAAATCAGCCAATCGCACATAATGACACACTTTGGAACTTTCTTTCTATGGCACTTTGCGGACTTTGCTTTAGTATCGGTGGAGGCTGCCCGGGAAGGCAACTTGTGCTAGCGGGTGAGGGCAATAGTGATAGTGCGATTTTTATTTTTGGATTGCTTTTTGGTGCGGCATTAGCGCATAATTTTGCCTTAGCTAGCTCACCTAATGGAATCACAGAAAACGCGCCTATCGCGGTAATTTTGGGCTTAGTTTTTTGTGTGCTTGTGGCATTGTTTGCGAAGAAAAATTAA
- a CDS encoding nicotinate-nicotinamide nucleotide adenylyltransferase, with translation MCSKKYSVSFKRVRDSLPRACFSKATLSMSAHNIAIFGGSFDPFHNGHFALLQKVLAQFCFSQLFLTPTFCSPFKEGNFFSPDERLQMCALVAKELDGKNCEIVACDFEVVQKRVVYSIELVEYVKNLKILSTNVSKIFFILGLDSFATLHRWYQFERLCEEVEFIVCDRADSQSFQMTLENLQNFSSQKNAQVRAHFLEFASHLSSTQLRAELQKNSESKQLDSLFQQIPSCLHSFMKEILLRKEFAK, from the coding sequence TTGTGTAGTAAAAAATATAGCGTATCTTTTAAGCGTGTGCGTGATAGTCTGCCTCGCGCTTGTTTTAGCAAAGCTACTTTATCTATGAGCGCGCACAATATCGCTATTTTTGGTGGCAGTTTTGACCCTTTTCACAATGGACATTTTGCGCTATTGCAAAAGGTGCTTGCGCAATTTTGCTTTTCACAGCTTTTTTTGACCCCCACTTTTTGCTCGCCTTTTAAAGAGGGGAATTTTTTTAGCCCAGATGAACGATTGCAAATGTGCGCGCTGGTGGCAAAAGAGCTAGATGGCAAAAATTGTGAGATTGTAGCTTGTGATTTTGAAGTGGTGCAAAAAAGGGTGGTGTATAGTATCGAGCTTGTGGAATATGTGAAAAATCTTAAAATCTTATCAACAAATGTGTCAAAAATCTTTTTTATCCTAGGGCTTGATAGTTTTGCTACACTTCATCGGTGGTATCAGTTTGAAAGGCTTTGTGAAGAGGTGGAGTTTATCGTGTGTGATAGGGCAGATTCTCAAAGTTTCCAAATGACGTTGGAGAATCTACAAAATTTTAGTAGCCAAAAAAATGCCCAAGTGCGCGCGCATTTTTTGGAATTCGCTTCTCATCTAAGCTCTACGCAATTGCGCGCAGAGTTGCAAAAAAATTCAGAATCTAAGCAGCTAGATTCTCTGTTTCAGCAGATTCCGAGTTGTTTGCATAGCTTTATGAAAGAGATTTTGCTAAGGAAAGAATTTGCAAAATAG
- the ybeY gene encoding rRNA maturation RNase YbeY produces MLEIENLSREKIDSKSLEQIFKTILAQFCAQASGELRLELLLVDSKASKELNRTHRGKDTPTDVLSFPLEINLHSQAPQTLGSVVINMDLAKEVARKLGHSTESEVKLLFIHGLLHIFGFDHEVDNGEQRAQEEELIKEFDLPKSLIVRAQEE; encoded by the coding sequence ATGCTAGAGATTGAAAATCTAAGCCGAGAAAAGATAGATTCTAAAAGTTTGGAACAAATCTTTAAAACAATACTAGCGCAGTTTTGTGCGCAGGCAAGCGGGGAGTTGCGCTTGGAGCTTTTGCTTGTGGATTCTAAAGCGAGCAAAGAGCTAAACCGCACACACAGAGGTAAAGATACGCCCACAGATGTGCTAAGTTTCCCACTTGAAATAAATCTACACTCGCAAGCCCCGCAGACTTTGGGTAGTGTGGTGATTAATATGGATCTTGCAAAAGAAGTGGCACGCAAACTCGGGCATAGCACAGAATCTGAAGTCAAACTACTTTTTATACATGGTTTGTTGCATATTTTTGGCTTTGACCACGAGGTGGATAATGGCGAGCAGCGCGCACAAGAAGAGGAGCTCATCAAAGAATTTGATTTGCCAAAAAGCCTTATTGTCCGCGCGCAAGAGGAATAA
- a CDS encoding glycosyltransferase family 10 domain-containing protein, with translation MRQIKLRVVDWWLPDMEENFEKNLFVKFLRKIGYEVVYSDEPEYILYSVYGDEHVKYDCVRIFYSGENTRPNFADADYVIDMTFIKYLDRHLRLPLPFWEFTKDVESAEKKHIWVSKESTKREKFCAFIASNPATETSPRGVFFEKLSAYKKVDSGGNWRNNIGGPIGNRYGEDFATSKREWLKGYKFNLCFENSSYPGYLTEKLIQAFGSGCIPIYWGDTSLRCGLDSASQTRLLPPP, from the coding sequence ATGAGGCAGATTAAGCTTAGAGTCGTTGATTGGTGGTTACCAGATATGGAGGAAAATTTTGAGAAAAATTTATTTGTTAAATTTTTGCGCAAGATAGGCTATGAGGTGGTGTATAGCGATGAGCCAGAATATATTTTGTATTCGGTTTATGGAGATGAACATGTGAAATACGATTGCGTGCGGATTTTTTATAGTGGGGAAAATACAAGACCAAATTTTGCAGATGCGGATTATGTAATCGATATGACTTTTATAAAATATTTAGATAGACATTTGCGCTTGCCATTGCCATTTTGGGAATTCACAAAAGATGTAGAATCTGCAGAAAAAAAGCATATTTGGGTTAGCAAAGAATCTACAAAAAGGGAGAAGTTTTGCGCCTTTATAGCGAGCAATCCCGCGACTGAGACTTCACCAAGAGGTGTTTTTTTTGAAAAATTAAGTGCGTATAAGAAGGTGGATTCCGGTGGGAATTGGCGCAATAACATCGGTGGTCCTATTGGTAATCGTTATGGTGAAGATTTTGCAACAAGCAAAAGAGAGTGGCTAAAAGGCTATAAATTTAATCTCTGCTTTGAAAACTCAAGCTACCCCGGATATTTAACAGAAAAGCTCATTCAAGCCTTTGGTTCTGGGTGCATTCCGATTTATTGGGGTGATACGAGTTTGAGATGCGGATTAGATTCTGCTTCGCAAACTAGATTATTGCCCCCCCCCTAA